A single region of the Silene latifolia isolate original U9 population chromosome 8, ASM4854445v1, whole genome shotgun sequence genome encodes:
- the LOC141595382 gene encoding uncharacterized protein LOC141595382: protein MEKEMLAVVYAFEKFRPYHLCSKVIVYTDHTAIKQLMVKKDAKPRLICWVLLLQEFDVTIKDKPGSENLVVDHLSRLTREAQGDVDDGITIDEWLPDDSILAITHSDPWYVDIANYLSYNFIREELDNQARKKLRYESRRYVWEYPFLNRRCNDGINRCVTHEEGEAIVQACHATTYGGHLSTSRTQARVLHCGFY, encoded by the coding sequence ATGGAGAAAGAAATGTTGGCGGTGGTGTATGCTTTTGAGAAGTTCCGGCCTTACCACTTATGTTCCAAAGTCATTGTCTACACGGATCACACCGCCATCAAGCAACTTATGGTTAAGAAGGATGCTAAACCGAGATTGATCTGTTGGGTATTGTTGTTGCAAGAGTTCGATGTCACAATCAAGGATAAACCGGGATCCGAGAATCTTGTTGTGGATCACCTATCAAGGTTGACTAGAGAAGCCCAGGGGGATGTTGATGATGGAATTACCATTGATGAGTGGTTACCCGATGACTCTATCTTAGCTATCACGCACTCCGACCCTTGGTATGTGGATATAGCTAACTACTTGAGCTATAACTTTATCCGAGAGGAACTtgacaaccaagctaggaagaagTTGAGATATGAGTCTAGGAGATATGTGTGGGAATATCCTTTCTTAAATAGGAGATGCAATGATGGAATTAATAGATGTGTCACTCATGAGGAAGGTGAAGCAATCGTTCAAGCTTGCCATGCTACAACATATGGAGGGCATTTGTCCACCTCTAGAACCCAAGCTCGGGTTCTTCATTGTGGATTCTATTGA